One genomic region from Geotrypetes seraphini chromosome 13, aGeoSer1.1, whole genome shotgun sequence encodes:
- the LOC117347648 gene encoding probable serine/threonine-protein kinase nek3, with translation MPCSPSLPPPKPKFCLKLFPEIRPSVITSPPALPRTSMSTASTPILDRFSDLSVQSDILASPSSSPPLSTSPLPIQSPNRCSTCFAPLRPSTRDCGTNPATATTPVAATTIVAHAATNTDPPPSSVTVEDIYTAVVTILAGVEHMNDCAEESVQHIRHVTGALQVLLEALRGTPPTP, from the exons atgccctgttccccctccctcccaccccctaaaccCAAGTTCTGCCTTAAACTTTTCCCTGAAATTCGACCCTCTGTCATCACCTCTCCCCCAGCCCTCCCACGTACCTCAATGAGTACTGCCTCAACCCCCATCCTGGACAGATTTAGCGACCTCTCTGTCCAGTCCG ATATATTGGCATCCCCCTCCTCTTCGCCGCCTTTGTCAACATCCCCACTCCCCATTCAAAGCCCCAACCGTTGTTCCACCTGTTTTGCCCCCCTCCGACCCTCAACCAGAGATTGTGGGACCAACCCTGCAACGGCCACCACCCCTGttgcagcgaccactattgtggctcacgCTGCCACAAACACAGATCCTCCGCCCAGTTCTGTAACAGTGGAGGACATTTACACGGCGGTGGTTACCATCTTAGCAGGGGTGGAGCACATGAACGACTGTGCTGAAGAATCCGTTCAACACATTCGTCACGTGACAGGGGCACTGCAGGTCTTGCTAGAAGCACTTCGCGgtacccctcccaccccgtga
- the LOC117347647 gene encoding uncharacterized protein LOC117347647, with protein sequence MEVITSQRGREHWVNEGYRYRRDRVMADGSTSWRCVRRDCVGRRKRLVDGSSVEITAHVHAPNNARIEADRMMGDIRERAVATVERPRQIIHGTTAGTSLEAATLLPAYTSMQRTVNRKRNAGHLAMGNPRCIRDIQIPEPLQRSTRGEQLLLWDSGENDERRIFIFTTESNLEVLEQHGHWFMDGTFKVAPHLFVQVFTIHAFVDNRALPMVYVLLNSKREEDYERVLRKLLETRNTLAPLTILMDFERASLQAARTVFPNATVSGCLFHLGQSLWRRIQHEGLTASYRDEERVRMFTKMLLALSFVPVDDVAECFQTLEESRPDELTLVYDYWEDNYIGRLRPNGRRVPPFPIPLWNMRSRVEDGLPRTNNSVEGWHHAFQSSVACHHPTIFKLLEHIQREQDHTEQLLARFQAGNRAPPSSKSTYVRVTQRLTTLLPTYGQTPLFQYLRGIAHNLEL encoded by the exons ATGGAAGTAATAACTTCACAGCGTGGGAGAGAGCACTGGGTTAATGAGGGCTATCGATATCGGCGTGACCGAGTGATGGCAGACGGATCCACGTCCTGGAGGTGTGTGCGCCGTGACTGtgtgggaagaagaaagaggctcGTTGATGGATCTTCTGTTGAGATAACGGCGCATGTGCATGCACCCAACAATGCTAGAATTGAAGCTGATCGAATGATGGGAGACATACGTGAAAGAGCTGTGGCTACGGTTGAAAGGCCACGTCAGATCATTCATGGCACAACAGCTGGTACAAGTTTAGAAGCAGCTACATTATTGCCTGCATACACCTCCATGCAGAGAACAgttaatagaaagagaaatgcaggCCATCTAGCAATGGGTAATCCCAGGTGCATAAGAGACATACAAATTCCTGAGCCGCTACAAAGAAGCACACGTGGTGAACAATTACTGTTGTGGGATTCAGGTGAAAATGATGAAAGACGCATATTCATTTTCACTACAGAATCTAATCTTGAGGTGTTGGAGCAACATGGACATTGGTTCATGGATGGGACATTCAAAGTTGCCCCCCATTTGTTTGTCCAAGTCTTTACCATCCATGCATTTGTAGACAATCGTGCACTTCCCATGGTCTACGTGTTGTTGAACAGTAAAAGGGAGGAGGACTATGAACGTGTGTTGAGGAAACTGCTGGAAACCAGAAACACGTTGGCACCATTGACAATCTTGATGGACTTTGAGAGAGCAAGTCTGCAAGCTGCCCGCACTGTATTTCCCAATGCTACAGTTTCTGGCTGCCTGTTCCATCTGGGTCAATCATTGTGGCGCAGAATTCAACATGAGGGACTGACCGCCAGCTATAGAGATGAGGAGAGAGTAAGAATGTTCACCAAAATGCTGTTAGCATTAAGTTTTGTTCCTGTGGATGATGTTGCTGAGTGTTTCCAGACCTTGGAGGAGAGTCGACCAGATGAACTGACCCTGGtgtatgac TATTGGGAAGACAATTACATCGGGAGATTGCGGCCAAATGGGAGACGGGTGCCACCTTTTCCTATTCCTCTGTGGAATATGCGCTCCCGTGTGGAAGATGGACTGCCTCGGACCAATAATTCCGTTGAAGGTTGGCACCATGCATTTCAATCCTCTGTTGCATGCCACCATCCAACCATCTTTAAACTCCTTGAACATATACAGCGTGAGCAAGATCACACAGAACAGCTGCTTGCTCGATTCCAGGCTGGTAACCGCGCACCACCCAGCAGTAAGAGCACGTATGTGAGAGTGACGCAAAGACTAACAACGCTGCTGCCAACATATGGACAAACACCTCTCTTTCAATATCTCCGTGGTATAGCACATAATCTGGAACTGTAG